The window AACAATTTATAGGGGACAAGTCCAGGGAGATAGAAAGACAAGGCCTTACAATCCCATTCCAGCTGAGAGTGCATTATCTATGAACAGCAAAAGGCGAAAAACAAACACAGAGGTATAATCAACCTGAAAGAAGAAAGTAAAACACATAGCCATCAGAACAAGCAATCACAAACCTATCTTAGATTCGTATTACTTCTTCGAAACTCGAACGCCTACCACGATCCATACGTGCAACGGATATCTACATGTATTGTACCGCCTCCAATTGATAGTCACAATTATTCTACCAAGCAAAAACAgtcaaagaacaagaacagatATAATGAAAGCCTGATGCAGGGCTCCTAACAAGGTTCTAACAAAGCATAAACAACAGCAGCTTCAATCAATATGGCAAAGGATACATGCTAGTAGCAAGCATTGACAAGAAGAATCCATCGTACCTGAAAACCCCCAAAATCCTCAAGCAAATCAAAAACCCATCAAAATGGGGGAATTCATATTCCAATGAAACGATGGGAAAGAGATTTACCATTTGAAATCGATCCCTCGAATCGCCATATCCAAAAACTAAACCAAGAACACTCAAGAACACTCAAAACTGCCAAAAATGGCTAATGGGTCGCCATGAAAAGGCAAGAAACGATTAAAGAACCACAAGGGAAAGGGAAATCGAAGAAGAACTCGAACATTTGGCCAGAAATTTCATCTGGGTTCGAATCATTGATGAACAAAGAGATGGAAAAACAGAAGAATATGACGTTTCAGAGCATAATTCGAGCCACAATCTTGTTTGGCAAGTTAGTTGAATCCATTTAAACCAAAcattaagaaggaaaaatgacAAACTACTACAAGTTATTTTATGAGGCAGAATCAACCTCTTCAAAGATTTGATAGTATAAAATGGAGATGAGATTACAGAGGAAGATTCTGCAATAGTTGGAGGGTGGGGTCGCCCAGAAACGCAGCAGATAGCGAGTGGCTTTCATCAATGGGCTAtgcaaaaaccaaaaaccaagGACAGCGACCTTACTCCAAAGCCCAACAAAAAAGCCCCTCCAAAATGCTGTGTTGTTCATCCTCTGTTCTTCACTTTTAACATGCCCATCATCCAAGAGAGTGAGAATCCTAAtcacaatgaaaaaaaagaagaaaacatgaCTTGAAATGAGAAAACAACATCTCGGATTTGTTGTCGGGAACAGGGATTTAGCTAGTTTTTTCGGTGGCTCTAACTTCTATCATTGTGATGTTGCGGTAaccaacttttttcttttttttttttttttactgcaaAACGTCCTCCCTACTTTTGGAAGGTTGAAGATCACTACCGAGCCCGACTTGACTTAGATTTCTTCTAACAACGATCATTATTCATCTACTTCTTATtccataaacattaaaaaaaaattaaacttcaaCCAACTCCGGGACACTGTAAGATATAGATAATACATCATCAATTCGAATTGTTGGTTGCAACTCGCCTGCATGAGGCCGAAATCGCTAGTAATCATCGGTCAGCCATACGTTCATAAATTTGTTCCTGAGCTGTACACATCGCTAGTCACACTATGGAAGCTGTGATAGATAAGATTGGAGATTAGGTCAAATCTATAACTAGAGaagataatttatatttaaattttcttaaaaaataatattgaactttttattttatttttttaattaaatgtaaaagCTGAGGTATTAACggaactttttaatatttaaaatattacaaaaatataaaatttatgaatatttacaaattataattttattttactaatatttaattctattaattacttaaatttCTCATCCATTCCACGTCACAAATCCAgtcaaacataaattaaatataaaaaaaaacagaattaGATAAAATCAAAAAGGTGGTCGGTGAATGGAAAACGCGGAGAAAAACGACGTCGGATGGCTGACGCAAAAGTCAACACTGGGAAACCGGAAGGCAACCGGGTGACTGGAACTGGTGCATGGAATCAGATCATATCATACCCCCTGACCGTCTGACCGGTCCCCGGGCAGCTAGAAAACGACTGCCCGTTCTTCCTCCCCATCTTCCTCTGCATATAAATACCAACCCCTTAAACCATATTCTTCCAACAAGCTTAACACTTTCATGGCGAAGCCCGGCATCGATGGCGGAGCTTCGTTCAAACTCGATCGTAAAACCGTCGAGAAAAACCGAAGAATTCATATGAAATCGCTGTGTTCTAAGCTCTTTAATCTTGTTCCTTCCTCCCATTACAAAATTTCTAAGGTTTTTTTCATACCCAAATCTTGAACAATTGATATCAATTCATGTTCAATTGATATCAATTCATGTTCTAAGTGTAATTATTGTTTGTTCTTCACAGGATTTGCTATCCCAACAGACCCAAATCTCATACGTGATTGCTTACATAAACGAGCTGAAAGAAAGAGTGGAGAGTttggagaaaaagaaggaagctTTACAATTACAAATTCATTCTCAATTGCCAACTTCTAGTGATTCTACATTTCCTATAGTTGAGGTGAGAGAATTGTGTAGCGGGATCGTTCACGTAACGTTGATTAGCAGTGTCGATCGAAACGTCATGCTTAATGAAATCATTGGCGTCGTTGAAGAGGAAGGTGGTGAAGTTGTGAGTGCTAGCTTCTCCACGCTCGGTGATAAGGTCTTTCATTCCCTCCATATCGAAGTAAGTCGTGTTAGGAATACTGAACCTAGAGATGTCAACGAGACGGGAAACTTCCCTATCCCTATCTCTGCCTCCtatttcatttctcattttcagatctcacatcagttggagaggggaacgaaacattctttataagagtgtagaaacctctccctactagacactttttaaaaccgtgagattgatgacgatacgtaacggatcaaagtggacaacatttgttagcggtggacttgggctctTACACCTATCTCCTATTTCAATTCTCATattatctttgtttttttctaaaagaCCTCGTATCAATAAACatagtatttcttacttatataCTCACGATCTACTTTCTTAATTAGTTAATGTGAGACTCtaataagtaataaaaaaaaacccgtCTTACTGAAACTCGATACGAGTTACGAGCTACAGTAAACTAAGCTTAATCTATTTAATCGTATTCTTCTTACTTTGCAGGCTAAAATTCCTAGGGTTGGAATAGAGACGTCGAGAGTAGAAAAAAGATTGAAGCATTTGATAATCGAAGCTCGAGAAGATGGACGAGATAAGTAATCAATCTTTCTCCTTCAAGTATGAAAAGTTGAGACAAAAATGGAGCTAAGAATATGAATAGTTTAACGTTGTTTCAAGACCAAGATTTGTCTAATGTTCTTCAAATCTTGTCATTTTGTCAACtctcataaaatatataaaaataatgtctGTTTTTGTGCTTTAGATGTTTTCTCATACTGTTTTGTTTCATTAACTGAAGTGCCCAAGTGTTGTATTGAATATTGAAACTTTATgctattaataatttaatagataacatatctataataattaataaatttattgttttaataatatatttaaacacgtcacgatactttaaaattttcacttgAAAGAAACGGGTGGGTTATTGGGCTGGTATGGATGTCTTTTCGTGTTTCAAGTAGCAATTAAGTAATGTATCAATTAtgagtgttcatatgacttgATAACCCGACCAACCCGAACTACCCAATCCAAACCATAAAGATTGAGTTGGGTATACCAACTCGGATCACTATAACAACTCAAATCcactactaacagatattgtctattttgacccgttacatattgtcgtcaacctcacagttataaaacgtgtctgttagggaaaggttttcacacggttataaggaatgttctgtttccctcttcaattaatgtggaatctcacgatccacccctTAGGAgtccagcgttctcgttggTACACCGTCTcttgtctagctttgataccatttgtaacagctcaaacccactgctaatagatattgttagttacatatcgccgtcagtctcacgattttaaaacgtgtctattagtgagaggtttccacacccttataagaaatatttcgttcccctctctaattgatatgggatctcgCAACTACCCAACTGGGACGGGAAAGAATCTCTCCCCTTTTCCTCCCCATTCTCCATTTAAACACGAATTTCCCTCCTAAGCTCTCGAAAGTCTCGACTTTGCAAATCAAATAGACACGTCTACATAAATAAAGCTTCAAATTATGAGGTTATTTAGTTGCCCACGTCTACATTTCATATCATTAGGATCCAATTTTGAcgcttattttatttcatttattaaatttaaaaagctactttctttattattataatttaatactctaatattaaacataaaattcaatttatatctaaatattcttaatttttttaacaaaatatattaatag is drawn from Cucurbita pepo subsp. pepo cultivar mu-cu-16 chromosome LG09, ASM280686v2, whole genome shotgun sequence and contains these coding sequences:
- the LOC111802167 gene encoding transcription factor bHLH168-like; the protein is MAKPGIDGGASFKLDRKTVEKNRRIHMKSLCSKLFNLVPSSHYKISKDLLSQQTQISYVIAYINELKERVESLEKKKEALQLQIHSQLPTSSDSTFPIVEVRELCSGIVHVTLISSVDRNVMLNEIIGVVEEEGGEVVSASFSTLGDKVFHSLHIEAKIPRVGIETSRVEKRLKHLIIEAREDGRDK